One genomic window of Ottowia oryzae includes the following:
- the clpP gene encoding ATP-dependent Clp endopeptidase proteolytic subunit ClpP → MSQYDTPTNLGLVPMVIEQSGRGERSYDIYSRLLRERVVFLVGEVNDQTANLVVAQLLFLESENPDKDISLYINSPGGSVTAGMSIYDTMQFIKPDVSTMCLGFAASMGAFLLAAGAKGKRYSLPNSKIMIHQVLGGARGQATDIEIHARDILRTKDQMNRILAERTGQPLEKVQRDTERDYFMTADEAKDYGIVDQVIANRP, encoded by the coding sequence ATGAGCCAGTACGACACCCCGACCAACCTCGGCCTCGTCCCCATGGTGATCGAGCAGTCGGGCCGCGGCGAACGTTCCTACGACATCTATTCGCGCCTGCTGCGCGAACGCGTGGTCTTCCTCGTGGGCGAAGTCAACGACCAGACGGCCAACCTGGTGGTGGCGCAGCTGCTGTTCCTTGAGAGCGAAAACCCCGACAAGGACATTTCGCTGTACATCAACTCGCCCGGCGGCAGCGTGACGGCCGGCATGTCGATCTACGACACCATGCAGTTCATCAAGCCCGATGTGTCCACCATGTGCCTGGGCTTTGCCGCCAGCATGGGCGCGTTCTTGCTGGCTGCGGGCGCCAAAGGCAAACGCTACAGCCTGCCCAACAGCAAGATCATGATCCACCAAGTGCTGGGCGGCGCACGCGGCCAGGCGACCGACATCGAGATCCATGCGCGCGACATCCTGCGCACCAAGGACCAGATGAACCGCATCCTGGCTGAGCGCACCGGCCAGCCGCTGGAAAAAGTGCAGCGCGATACCGAGCGCGACTATTTCATGACCGCCGACGAAGCCAAGGATTACGGCATCGTCGACCAAGTCATCGCCAACCGCCCCTGA
- a CDS encoding IS3 family transposase (programmed frameshift) — MNKSPKFSPEVRERAVRMVQEHRADYPSLWAAIESIAPKIGCAPQTLNDWVKKADVDSGQRPGTTTADALRIKELEREVKELRRANDILKTASAFFGAGGARPPIEVVKAYIDRHRDDYGVEPICRVLQMAPSCYWRHAARQRNPQLRSQRAQRDEGLKADIQRVWHANWQVYGADKVWLQMNREGIVVARCTVERLMRAMGLQGARRGRAVRTTTPDTSAPCPLDHVNRHFKASRPNELWVSDFTYVSTWQGWLYVAFVVDVYARRIVGWRVSRSMQTDFVLDALEQALYDRQPAAHALTHHSDRGSQYVSIRYTERLDQAGIQPSVGSRGDSYDNALAETINGLYKAELIHRRGPWKTRESVELATLQWVHWFNHVRLLTPIGGIPPAEAEANYWRQLAVSDTSAEVST; from the exons ATGAACAAGTCACCGAAGTTCTCCCCGGAAGTGCGCGAGCGCGCCGTGCGCATGGTGCAGGAGCACCGAGCCGACTACCCGTCGCTGTGGGCAGCCATTGAATCGATTGCTCCCAAGATTGGCTGCGCGCCGCAGACCTTGAACGACTGGGTCAAGAAGGCCGATGTCGACAGCGGCCAGCGCCCCGGCACCACCACTGCAGACGCCCTGCGCATCAAGGAGCTGGAGCGTGAGGTCAAGGAATTGCGCCGGGCCAACGACATCCTGAAGACGGCCAGCGCGTTTTTCG GCGCAGGCGGAGCTCGACCGCCGATTGAAGTCGTGAAGGCCTACATCGACCGCCACCGTGATGACTACGGGGTCGAGCCCATCTGCCGGGTGCTGCAGATGGCCCCGTCGTGTTACTGGCGCCACGCAGCCCGACAACGCAACCCGCAACTGCGCAGTCAACGCGCCCAGCGTGACGAGGGCTTGAAGGCCGACATCCAGCGCGTGTGGCACGCCAACTGGCAGGTCTACGGGGCCGACAAGGTCTGGCTGCAGATGAACCGCGAGGGCATCGTGGTGGCGCGCTGCACGGTCGAGCGTCTGATGCGTGCCATGGGCTTGCAAGGGGCACGCCGTGGCAGGGCGGTGCGCACCACCACGCCGGATACCTCGGCCCCGTGCCCGCTGGACCACGTCAACCGGCACTTCAAGGCCAGCCGTCCCAACGAGCTATGGGTGTCGGACTTCACCTATGTCTCCACCTGGCAGGGCTGGCTGTATGTGGCCTTTGTTGTGGACGTGTATGCCCGGCGCATCGTGGGCTGGCGAGTCAGCCGCAGCATGCAAACGGACTTCGTGCTGGATGCGCTGGAGCAGGCGCTGTATGACCGCCAGCCAGCAGCCCATGCCTTGACGCACCATTCCGACAGGGGCAGTCAATACGTCAGCATCCGCTACACCGAACGGTTGGACCAGGCGGGCATACAGCCCTCAGTGGGCAGCAGGGGAGACAGCTATGACAACGCGCTGGCCGAGACCATCAACGGTCTGTACAAGGCCGAGTTGATTCACCGCCGGGGACCTTGGAAGACCAGGGAATCCGTGGAACTGGCCACCTTGCAATGGGTGCACTGGTTCAACCATGTCCGATTGCTCACGCCGATTGGGGGCATCCCTCCGGCAGAAGCTGAGGCAAACTACTGGAGGCAACTAGCCGTCAGCGACACCTCGGCAGAGGTGTCAACTTAA
- a CDS encoding ABC transporter permease, translating into MTAIPNALPGPYSARAAANAVEPPATVGERTDASQITHQVWRTGVLASFAWAALGSLTLAWPNHEAGFTDWAFTSEFGVAALFVALVLVVWSVLAPKGGRWSSSVRAAGQWLVAAPLLITLWEVLTAKLGALPPPFFAPPQSLIEVVHEDWSRLALSTGHSVRLLAHGFVLGALVGFATGVWIGWSRVAGYWVHPLLRFLGPIPASALLPLAFFFAPSSYAAAVFLIGLATFFPVAVLSWSGVASVNKSYYDVARTLGASEWFLVWRVAIPAALPQVFVGLFMGLGASFSVLVTAEMMGVKAGLGWYLQWAQGWAAYANMYAALLVMAVLCSGLITLLFAVRDRVLSWQKGTVKW; encoded by the coding sequence ATGACTGCGATTCCAAACGCACTACCTGGTCCCTACAGCGCGCGTGCTGCCGCGAACGCGGTCGAGCCGCCGGCAACCGTTGGCGAGCGCACGGACGCCTCCCAGATCACCCACCAGGTGTGGCGCACTGGTGTGCTGGCCTCATTTGCCTGGGCGGCTCTAGGCTCTCTCACACTGGCTTGGCCTAACCATGAAGCGGGTTTCACAGACTGGGCGTTCACTTCTGAGTTCGGTGTCGCTGCCTTGTTCGTCGCATTGGTCTTGGTGGTTTGGTCCGTCCTGGCCCCGAAAGGCGGACGTTGGTCAAGCTCGGTTCGCGCAGCAGGCCAGTGGTTGGTCGCTGCGCCATTGCTGATCACCCTTTGGGAAGTGCTGACGGCCAAGCTCGGCGCATTGCCGCCGCCATTTTTTGCGCCGCCTCAAAGCCTGATAGAGGTGGTTCACGAAGATTGGTCGCGCTTGGCGCTGTCGACCGGACACTCGGTTCGTTTGCTGGCACACGGCTTCGTGCTCGGCGCACTGGTGGGGTTCGCCACCGGCGTATGGATTGGCTGGTCCCGCGTCGCGGGCTATTGGGTTCACCCGCTGCTGCGCTTCCTCGGGCCGATTCCGGCATCTGCGCTGCTTCCGCTGGCGTTCTTCTTTGCGCCTTCGAGCTATGCCGCGGCGGTCTTTCTGATTGGCTTGGCCACGTTTTTCCCTGTCGCCGTTCTGTCATGGTCCGGTGTTGCGTCGGTCAACAAAAGCTACTACGACGTAGCTCGCACGCTAGGCGCGAGCGAATGGTTTCTGGTGTGGCGTGTCGCCATACCTGCGGCACTTCCGCAAGTGTTCGTCGGCCTTTTCATGGGTTTGGGTGCTTCGTTTTCCGTGTTGGTAACGGCCGAAATGATGGGCGTGAAAGCCGGCTTGGGTTGGTACCTGCAGTGGGCGCAGGGGTGGGCGGCTTACGCCAACATGTACGCAGCACTGCTCGTCATGGCCGTGCTTTGCTCCGGGCTTATCACACTGCTTTTTGCCGTGCGTGACCGCGTCTTGTCGTGGCAGAAAGGAACGGTGAAATGGTAG
- a CDS encoding cysteine dioxygenase, whose amino-acid sequence MSGALTPLRDFVVAFGRLIDTAPHEGAVLRDGGALLRQLVARDGWLPDAFARPDPERYQQFLLHADSTERFSVVSFVWGPGQATPVHDHTVWGLIGMLRGSEYSQRYVEQGGRWRPHGPAQRLLPGDVEAVSPAVGDVHRVHNAYVDRVSISIHVYGANIGAVARHVLPVEGGTKPFVSGYSNTVLPNLWDRSADVRKVISGSRV is encoded by the coding sequence GTGAGCGGCGCGCTGACCCCGCTGCGCGATTTCGTCGTGGCCTTCGGCCGCTTGATCGACACCGCGCCGCACGAGGGCGCGGTGCTGCGCGACGGCGGTGCGCTGCTGCGCCAACTGGTCGCGCGCGACGGCTGGCTGCCCGATGCCTTCGCGCGGCCAGACCCTGAGCGCTACCAGCAGTTCCTGTTGCACGCCGATTCGACCGAGCGTTTCTCGGTGGTGAGCTTCGTCTGGGGGCCCGGCCAGGCCACGCCGGTCCACGACCACACGGTGTGGGGCCTGATCGGCATGTTGCGTGGCAGCGAGTACAGCCAGCGCTACGTCGAACAGGGTGGCCGGTGGCGCCCGCACGGCCCAGCGCAGCGCTTGCTGCCGGGCGACGTGGAGGCCGTATCGCCAGCAGTGGGCGACGTGCATCGCGTGCACAACGCGTACGTCGACCGCGTGTCCATCAGCATCCACGTCTATGGCGCAAACATCGGCGCCGTTGCGCGACACGTTCTTCCCGTCGAGGGCGGCACCAAGCCCTTCGTCTCCGGGTACTCGAATACCGTTTTGCCCAATCTTTGGGATCGCAGCGCCGACGTGCGCAAAGTCATTTCAGGAAGCCGTGTATGA
- the tig gene encoding trigger factor, with product MAVNVETLDKLERKMTLSLPVDVIQNEVEARLRKLSRTVKMDGFRPGKVPMGVVAQRYGYSVQYEVMNDKVGEAFYNAANEAKLRVAGQPSISEKEGAPEGQMTFDAVFEVFPEVKLGDLSAAEVEKVSVDVGDDAIDRTLDILRKQRRSFAQRAQGTPAEDGDRVTVDFAGKIDGEPFEGGKAEDFQFVIAEGQMLKEFEDAVRGMKVGESKTFPLAFPADYHGAEVAGKTADFLVTVKKIEAAHLPEVNEQLAKSLGVAEGTVEALRADIRKNLEREVNFRVNQRNKQAVMQALVNGAELDVPNALVKNEVARMIETARADLKSRGIKDVEKLPIPEDTFIPEAERRVRTGLVVAELVNKNALQATPEQVKTQVETMAASYERPEEVVRYYFADGNRLAEVQAIATENNVADFVLGKAKVTDKKLAFDELMGQQA from the coding sequence ATGGCCGTGAACGTGGAAACCCTTGACAAGCTGGAGCGCAAGATGACGCTCTCCCTGCCCGTGGACGTGATCCAGAACGAGGTGGAAGCGCGCCTGCGCAAGCTGTCGCGCACCGTCAAGATGGACGGTTTTCGTCCCGGCAAGGTGCCGATGGGTGTCGTGGCCCAGCGCTACGGCTATTCGGTGCAGTACGAGGTGATGAACGACAAGGTCGGCGAAGCGTTCTACAACGCCGCCAACGAAGCCAAGCTGCGCGTGGCCGGTCAGCCTTCGATCTCTGAAAAAGAAGGCGCGCCCGAAGGCCAGATGACCTTCGACGCCGTGTTCGAGGTGTTCCCCGAAGTCAAGCTGGGCGACCTGTCTGCCGCCGAGGTGGAAAAAGTCTCGGTGGACGTGGGCGACGACGCCATCGACCGCACGCTGGACATCCTGCGCAAGCAGCGCCGCAGCTTTGCCCAGCGCGCCCAGGGCACGCCCGCCGAAGACGGCGACCGCGTGACGGTGGACTTTGCCGGCAAGATCGACGGCGAGCCCTTTGAAGGCGGCAAGGCCGAAGACTTCCAGTTCGTCATTGCCGAAGGCCAGATGCTCAAGGAATTCGAAGACGCCGTGCGTGGCATGAAAGTCGGCGAATCCAAGACCTTCCCGCTGGCTTTCCCGGCCGACTACCACGGCGCCGAAGTGGCCGGCAAAACCGCCGACTTCCTGGTCACCGTCAAGAAGATCGAAGCCGCGCACCTGCCCGAAGTGAACGAGCAGCTGGCCAAGTCGCTGGGCGTGGCCGAAGGCACCGTCGAAGCGCTGCGCGCCGACATCCGCAAGAACCTTGAGCGCGAAGTGAATTTCCGCGTCAACCAGCGCAACAAGCAAGCCGTGATGCAGGCGCTGGTGAACGGCGCCGAGCTGGACGTGCCCAACGCGCTGGTCAAGAACGAAGTGGCCCGCATGATCGAAACCGCCCGCGCCGACCTGAAGTCGCGCGGCATCAAGGACGTGGAAAAGCTGCCCATTCCTGAAGACACCTTCATCCCCGAAGCCGAGCGCCGCGTGCGCACCGGCCTGGTGGTGGCCGAGCTGGTCAACAAGAACGCGCTGCAAGCCACGCCCGAGCAGGTCAAGACCCAGGTCGAAACCATGGCCGCCAGCTATGAGCGCCCGGAAGAGGTGGTGCGCTACTACTTCGCCGACGGCAACCGCCTGGCCGAAGTGCAGGCCATCGCCACCGAGAACAACGTGGCCGACTTCGTGCTGGGCAAGGCCAAGGTCACCGACAAGAAGCTCGCGTTCGACGAGCTGATGGGCCAACAGGCCTGA
- a CDS encoding acyl-CoA dehydrogenase family protein, translating into MLPKHLSSQLSSADVPQEGVDAALLERLSRQFATSASEHDAVGSFPRDNFDALQASGLVAFVAPKAYGGGGATLAQAREVIAAVAKGEPATALILVMTYLQRHSLGHAGSRWPQRLRERVVRDAVGHGALINALRVEPALGSPARGGLPGTVARRDGDQWSISGHKIYTTGIDGLSWLAVWARTDEPAPRTGFFLVPRAARGLRVIKSWDHLGLRASGSHEVVLEDVRVPLDHAVDVRAPAEWAPHAGSQTDVDAHASQQAWMIALLGTLYDAVAGAARDWLVEFLRTRAPASLGAPLATLPRIQEQVGELEALLHTNRVLLDELARTTDAGSPPAPHESGLIKYVVTKQAIQAVETALQLTGNHGLSRHNPLERHYRDVLCSRIHTPQNDAVLSAVGRQVLQS; encoded by the coding sequence ATGCTTCCAAAACACCTGTCATCTCAACTGTCCAGCGCCGATGTGCCCCAAGAGGGCGTCGATGCCGCGTTGCTTGAACGGCTGAGCCGCCAGTTCGCGACCAGCGCGAGCGAGCACGATGCCGTCGGCAGCTTCCCGCGCGATAACTTTGATGCGCTGCAGGCGTCAGGCCTCGTTGCGTTCGTCGCGCCCAAGGCCTATGGCGGAGGCGGTGCCACGCTGGCGCAAGCCCGCGAAGTGATCGCGGCGGTCGCAAAAGGTGAGCCAGCCACGGCACTCATTCTCGTGATGACCTACTTGCAGCGCCACAGCCTTGGCCATGCGGGAAGCAGGTGGCCACAGCGTTTGCGAGAGCGCGTGGTCCGCGATGCGGTGGGGCACGGTGCGCTCATCAATGCGTTGCGTGTAGAGCCGGCGCTGGGATCACCGGCGCGAGGCGGATTGCCGGGGACTGTCGCGCGTCGCGACGGCGACCAGTGGTCTATCTCAGGGCACAAGATCTACACCACCGGCATCGACGGATTGAGTTGGCTGGCCGTGTGGGCGCGCACCGACGAACCAGCCCCTCGAACAGGCTTTTTTTTGGTGCCACGCGCAGCGCGTGGCCTGCGTGTGATCAAGAGCTGGGACCACCTGGGCCTGCGTGCCTCGGGCAGCCACGAGGTCGTGCTGGAAGACGTGCGCGTGCCGCTGGATCATGCGGTCGACGTGCGTGCACCGGCCGAATGGGCGCCGCACGCAGGCAGTCAGACCGACGTCGATGCCCACGCGAGCCAGCAGGCCTGGATGATCGCGCTGCTGGGCACACTGTACGACGCGGTTGCGGGCGCTGCCCGCGACTGGCTGGTGGAGTTCCTGCGCACACGCGCGCCCGCCAGTCTGGGGGCGCCCTTGGCTACGCTGCCGCGCATCCAGGAGCAGGTGGGTGAGCTGGAGGCGCTTTTGCACACCAACCGAGTGCTGTTGGACGAGTTGGCACGCACGACCGATGCTGGTTCGCCGCCAGCGCCCCATGAAAGTGGGCTGATCAAGTATGTCGTGACCAAGCAAGCGATCCAAGCGGTGGAGACCGCCCTGCAACTGACGGGCAACCACGGGCTGTCGCGACACAACCCGCTCGAGCGGCATTACCGCGACGTGTTGTGCAGCCGCATCCATACGCCGCAGAACGATGCGGTGCTTTCGGCGGTAGGCCGTCAGGTGCTTCAGTCGTGA
- a CDS encoding LLM class flavin-dependent oxidoreductase encodes MSHQDVEFIGMIQGQKVSEIHAAHGPAFDPNYVRAFAQAHEAAGFDRILVPHHSTSPDATLTVAHAAAVTERIHFMLSHRPGFVAPTLAARQFATLDQLSGGRLAVHYISGGSDEEQRRDGDWLDHDQRYARTDEYLDVLRKVWTAEKPFDHEGAHYRAQGAWSEIKPRQTQGGKPHVPVYFGGASEAAIPVAGKHADVYALWGESLDQTRELTARVRAEAAQHGRSVRFSVSFRPILADTEDAAWARADRILEETRRLRVVAGYARGGPQQSEGARRLLAAADKGPRLDKRLWTAIAQETGGRSNTTGLVGTPEQVADALLDYWDLGVSTFLIRGFDPLDDAIDYGRALIPLTRELVARRIANQRRAA; translated from the coding sequence ATGAGCCATCAAGACGTCGAATTCATCGGAATGATCCAGGGACAGAAGGTCTCGGAAATCCACGCTGCGCACGGCCCTGCTTTCGACCCCAACTACGTGCGCGCCTTCGCACAAGCCCACGAGGCTGCTGGCTTCGACCGCATCCTGGTGCCGCACCACTCGACCAGCCCAGACGCCACGCTCACCGTGGCGCATGCGGCGGCAGTCACCGAGCGCATCCACTTCATGCTGTCGCACCGGCCGGGCTTCGTGGCCCCCACGCTCGCGGCGCGGCAGTTCGCCACGCTGGATCAGCTCAGCGGCGGGCGCCTGGCCGTGCACTACATCTCGGGGGGCTCCGACGAGGAGCAACGCCGAGACGGCGACTGGCTGGACCACGACCAGCGCTATGCACGCACCGACGAATACCTGGACGTGCTGCGCAAGGTCTGGACGGCCGAGAAACCCTTCGACCACGAAGGCGCGCATTACCGCGCGCAAGGCGCCTGGTCAGAGATCAAGCCGCGGCAGACACAAGGCGGAAAACCGCATGTGCCGGTGTACTTCGGCGGCGCTTCGGAGGCCGCAATCCCGGTGGCCGGCAAGCACGCGGACGTGTACGCGCTGTGGGGCGAATCGCTCGATCAGACGCGCGAACTCACGGCCCGGGTTCGCGCGGAGGCGGCCCAGCACGGACGCAGCGTGCGCTTTTCTGTTTCGTTCCGGCCCATCTTGGCCGACACCGAAGACGCCGCCTGGGCGCGGGCAGACCGCATTCTGGAAGAAACGCGCCGCCTTCGCGTGGTGGCTGGTTACGCGCGCGGTGGACCGCAGCAAAGTGAAGGCGCGCGCCGCCTTCTGGCCGCGGCCGACAAAGGGCCGCGCTTGGATAAGCGCCTGTGGACGGCCATCGCACAGGAGACGGGTGGCCGCTCCAACACGACCGGCCTGGTGGGAACACCCGAGCAAGTGGCCGACGCACTGCTCGACTACTGGGATCTGGGCGTGAGCACCTTCCTGATCCGCGGGTTCGACCCGCTGGACGACGCGATTGACTACGGCCGTGCGCTGATCCCTCTCACCCGCGAACTGGTGGCCCGACGCATTGCGAACCAACGCCGCGCCGCTTGA
- a CDS encoding rhodanese-related sulfurtransferase gives MSHLALVEAPLADPISWDAFADTVGPGWPTLTADQVRAHLLARDEIALLDVREEHPYAQAHPLWAANLPLSRIELEAWRRIPRLDTRIVLFGDFEGEDLAPKAAAVLARQGYTQVNVLAGGLAGWQGAGGEVFRDVNVPSKAFGELVEHERATPSLSAEQVKSLLDAKADVVVLDARRFDEYQTMNIPGGISVPGGELVLRARALAPNPETRIIVNCAGRTRSIIGAQSLVNASLPNPIAALRNGTIGWLLAGQALEHGADRAATARAAPEQQALAREGAGAVAERAGVQRIGRAAVDALAEGGARTVYRFDVRTPEEYAAGHLPGFASAPGGQLVQETDHHAPVRGARIVLADDDGVRAHMAASWLAQMGWDAYVVADAQAVDFTERASPHPPYPPHRHAIERVPPAALAALLRSGDAVVIDVGASANYVKRHIPGAWFAVRAQLSQVLARLPKAGRYVLTCGTALLARYAADDVRDWLDARGQQQAEVQVLDGGNTGWFALGLPAEAGETHLATPRTDRYQRPYEGTGAPRDAMQAYLDWEYGLVAQLARDGTHHFHVV, from the coding sequence ATGAGTCATCTCGCCTTGGTCGAAGCCCCGCTTGCAGATCCGATCAGTTGGGATGCCTTCGCCGACACTGTGGGCCCAGGCTGGCCGACGCTCACCGCCGATCAGGTGCGTGCTCATCTTCTCGCGCGCGACGAGATCGCGCTGCTGGACGTTCGCGAGGAACACCCTTACGCGCAGGCGCACCCGCTTTGGGCTGCCAACCTGCCCCTGTCGCGCATCGAACTTGAAGCGTGGCGCCGTATTCCTCGGCTTGACACACGCATCGTGCTCTTCGGTGATTTCGAGGGTGAGGACCTTGCACCCAAGGCCGCAGCCGTGCTGGCGCGGCAGGGCTACACCCAGGTTAATGTGTTGGCTGGCGGGCTCGCCGGCTGGCAGGGTGCGGGTGGCGAAGTGTTCCGCGACGTGAATGTGCCCAGCAAAGCCTTTGGCGAGCTGGTCGAGCACGAGCGTGCAACGCCTTCGCTGTCTGCCGAACAAGTGAAATCGCTGCTTGACGCGAAAGCCGACGTGGTGGTGCTCGACGCACGCCGCTTCGACGAATACCAGACGATGAACATCCCGGGCGGCATCAGCGTGCCGGGCGGAGAGCTGGTGCTGCGCGCCAGGGCCCTCGCGCCCAACCCCGAAACGCGCATCATTGTCAACTGCGCCGGTCGCACACGCAGCATCATCGGCGCGCAATCGCTGGTCAACGCGTCACTGCCTAATCCCATCGCCGCGCTGCGCAACGGCACCATAGGCTGGCTGTTGGCGGGGCAGGCACTGGAACACGGCGCCGACCGCGCCGCCACCGCACGGGCTGCGCCCGAACAGCAAGCGCTGGCGCGCGAAGGGGCTGGCGCGGTGGCTGAGCGCGCGGGTGTGCAACGCATCGGACGGGCGGCGGTGGACGCACTGGCCGAAGGTGGTGCGCGCACGGTCTACCGATTCGATGTGCGCACGCCAGAGGAATACGCCGCAGGGCACCTCCCCGGCTTCGCCAGCGCTCCGGGCGGCCAGTTGGTGCAGGAAACAGACCATCACGCCCCGGTGCGCGGCGCCCGGATCGTTTTGGCCGATGACGATGGTGTGCGCGCCCACATGGCCGCGTCCTGGCTGGCGCAGATGGGGTGGGACGCCTATGTCGTGGCCGACGCCCAAGCAGTGGATTTCACCGAGAGAGCAAGCCCGCACCCGCCTTACCCGCCGCACCGTCACGCTATTGAGCGTGTTCCGCCTGCAGCGCTGGCAGCGCTGCTGCGCTCAGGCGACGCAGTGGTGATCGACGTGGGGGCCAGCGCCAACTATGTCAAGCGCCACATCCCCGGCGCCTGGTTCGCCGTGCGCGCTCAGTTGTCCCAGGTGCTGGCCCGCCTGCCCAAGGCGGGCCGATATGTGCTGACCTGCGGCACCGCGCTGTTGGCACGCTACGCGGCCGACGATGTGCGCGACTGGCTGGACGCCCGGGGCCAGCAGCAAGCGGAAGTGCAGGTGCTCGATGGTGGCAACACGGGGTGGTTTGCGCTGGGGTTGCCGGCCGAAGCGGGTGAGACGCACCTGGCCACCCCGCGCACTGACCGCTATCAACGGCCGTACGAGGGAACGGGGGCACCGCGCGATGCGATGCAGGCCTACCTTGATTGGGAATACGGTCTGGTCGCGCAACTGGCGCGCGACGGAACTCACCACTTTCACGTGGTGTGA
- a CDS encoding ABC transporter substrate-binding protein, with protein sequence MTYSTLSRRNALRVAGAAATVAAGSLLASRAWSQPRKLTFAWNANAFCLSPVVVAQERGLFEKNGLQVELVNYTGSTDQLLESLATAKADAAVGMIHRWLKPLESGFDVKIVGSSHGGCVRLVGANDAGVTSLSKLKGKIIGVSDIASPGKNFFSILLKKNGIDADKDVQWRQYPADLLDVAVNKGEIQAIADGDPAPYLIEKRNKGKFTELATNLSGEYKDKVCCIVGARGELVRKDKPTVAALVRSIVQASDYVAENPNESAKLFAKYSPKVPVPDLQALLGTLTHKHHPLGKSLRDEVEFYARDFRSVGVLKASTDPARLANHVAVDVLA encoded by the coding sequence ATGACCTACTCGACCCTCTCACGTCGCAACGCCCTTCGCGTCGCTGGTGCCGCCGCCACCGTGGCCGCCGGCAGCCTCCTCGCCTCCCGCGCCTGGTCTCAGCCTCGCAAGCTCACGTTTGCGTGGAACGCCAATGCCTTCTGCTTGTCGCCGGTGGTGGTGGCCCAAGAACGAGGCCTGTTCGAGAAAAACGGACTGCAAGTCGAGCTGGTCAATTACACCGGCTCGACCGACCAGTTGCTTGAATCGTTGGCCACGGCCAAGGCCGACGCCGCAGTAGGCATGATTCACCGCTGGCTCAAGCCCCTGGAATCCGGCTTCGACGTCAAGATCGTAGGCAGCTCACATGGTGGATGCGTTCGGTTGGTCGGTGCCAACGACGCCGGCGTAACGAGCCTGTCCAAGCTCAAGGGCAAGATCATTGGCGTCTCAGACATCGCCAGCCCTGGAAAAAACTTCTTCTCGATCCTGCTCAAGAAAAACGGCATTGACGCGGACAAGGACGTGCAGTGGCGCCAGTACCCTGCCGACCTGCTCGACGTCGCGGTGAACAAGGGCGAGATCCAGGCCATCGCCGACGGCGACCCGGCGCCCTATCTGATCGAAAAGCGCAACAAGGGCAAGTTCACCGAGCTGGCGACCAACCTGTCGGGCGAATACAAGGACAAGGTCTGCTGCATCGTCGGTGCGCGCGGCGAGCTGGTGCGAAAGGACAAGCCCACCGTGGCGGCGCTGGTGCGTTCGATCGTGCAGGCCTCCGACTACGTGGCGGAAAACCCGAACGAATCCGCCAAGCTCTTCGCCAAGTACTCGCCGAAGGTGCCTGTGCCAGATTTGCAGGCGTTGCTGGGAACCTTAACCCACAAACACCACCCGCTGGGCAAGAGCCTGCGCGACGAAGTTGAGTTCTACGCCAGAGATTTTCGCTCGGTAGGCGTACTCAAAGCATCCACCGATCCCGCACGTCTGGCCAATCACGTGGCCGTGGACGTGCTTGCCTGA